A genomic window from Sulfurospirillum multivorans DSM 12446 includes:
- a CDS encoding flavodoxin, with translation MKTAVFYGSTNGNTADAASKIKKRFNADLYDVGKLNSGDELAQYDMLILGTSTWYDGDLQDDWESFMSHLKSADLSGKIVALFGMGDQEGYGSDFVNGMRFIYDAAIEKGAKVIGSWSIDGYSFESSNSVIDGKFIGLALDEDNQSDLTKSRIESWCAQLEDELKASA, from the coding sequence ATGAAAACAGCGGTCTTTTATGGAAGTACGAATGGCAATACCGCCGATGCGGCTTCAAAAATCAAAAAACGTTTCAATGCGGATCTTTACGATGTAGGAAAACTAAACAGTGGCGATGAACTTGCCCAGTACGATATGTTAATTTTAGGCACGTCCACATGGTACGATGGCGATTTGCAAGACGATTGGGAGAGCTTTATGAGTCATCTTAAATCAGCCGATCTGAGTGGTAAAATCGTTGCTCTGTTTGGTATGGGTGATCAAGAAGGCTATGGCAGTGATTTTGTCAATGGCATGCGCTTTATTTACGATGCTGCGATCGAAAAAGGGGCAAAAGTGATCGGTTCATGGTCGATTGATGGGTATTCGTTTGAGAGTTCCAACTCGGTCATTGATGGTAAATTTATAGGTCTTGCACTCGATGAAGACAATCAAAGCGATCTCACCAAAAGTCGGATTGAGTCATGGTGCGCCCAGTTGGAAGACGAGTTGAAGGCAAGTGCATGA
- a CDS encoding LysE family translocator — translation MPLELWTFLIAITLLTMTPGADTMIVIRNTLRGGARDGLVSSLGICLGLFVHATLSAVGISAILLYSATAFMLLKTIGALYLLWLGLSSLRSFWNAKKMYQKAVEKKPFSFWTSLHEGFLSNVLNPKAIIFYMAFLPQFISHDHSALAQSLFLALIHFIIGTIWLGLLIYTIVSANGFITKKSVRQSLDAISGVVMIILGIRLFLEKR, via the coding sequence ATGCCGTTGGAGCTTTGGACATTTTTAATTGCGATTACCCTGCTGACGATGACACCCGGAGCGGACACGATGATCGTCATTCGCAACACTCTGCGTGGTGGTGCTCGTGATGGGCTCGTTTCAAGTTTGGGAATTTGTTTGGGATTATTTGTGCATGCAACGCTCTCAGCCGTAGGCATTTCAGCGATTTTGCTCTATTCGGCTACGGCGTTTATGCTTTTAAAAACGATCGGTGCGCTTTATCTTCTCTGGCTTGGTCTGAGTTCGCTTCGCTCTTTTTGGAATGCCAAAAAAATGTACCAAAAAGCTGTGGAGAAAAAACCGTTTTCCTTTTGGACATCGCTTCATGAGGGCTTTTTATCGAATGTTCTCAATCCAAAAGCGATCATTTTTTACATGGCATTTCTGCCACAATTTATCTCACACGATCACTCTGCTCTTGCGCAATCTCTCTTTTTGGCGCTTATTCACTTTATCATTGGGACGATTTGGCTTGGGCTTTTGATCTACACGATTGTCTCCGCCAATGGTTTTATCACGAAAAAAAGTGTGCGCCAAAGTCTGGATGCCATCTCGGGCGTTGTGATGATTATTCTAGGCATCCGACTTTTTTTGGAAAAACGCTAA
- a CDS encoding TIGR01777 family oxidoreductase, protein MKVAISGASGFVANALKQKFPDFVVIERNDDVETIAHKLRDVYAVFNLAGAPIVAKWDEAYKKVLWDSRIETTKKLVAAIHQSDVEHFISTSAVGIYPNNVPCDEESSKLSEDFLGHLALAWEREAQKCTKRTTILRFGVVLGEGGALEKMLPAFRMFLGGIIGDGRMITSWIDIDDLVSIYAFVLEKRLEGIFNATSPQPLTNYHFTKILGKVLHRPTFFPVPSFIIKMLFGEGSTVLLDSKEAYPKALLNQGFVFAYPDLESSLRKILA, encoded by the coding sequence ATGAAAGTAGCGATCAGTGGGGCAAGCGGTTTTGTGGCGAACGCGTTAAAACAGAAATTTCCTGATTTTGTGGTGATTGAACGCAATGATGATGTGGAGACAATCGCGCATAAACTGAGAGATGTCTATGCCGTTTTCAATCTTGCGGGTGCTCCCATTGTGGCAAAGTGGGATGAAGCGTATAAAAAAGTGTTGTGGGACAGTCGTATTGAGACGACCAAAAAGCTTGTAGCGGCGATTCATCAAAGCGACGTAGAGCATTTCATCTCAACCTCTGCTGTTGGGATTTACCCCAATAATGTGCCCTGCGATGAAGAGAGCTCCAAATTAAGTGAAGATTTTTTAGGACATCTCGCCCTTGCATGGGAGAGGGAAGCACAAAAATGCACGAAACGCACGACCATTTTACGCTTTGGCGTGGTTTTGGGCGAGGGTGGAGCATTGGAGAAGATGTTGCCTGCGTTTCGGATGTTTCTTGGTGGCATCATCGGCGATGGCAGGATGATCACCAGTTGGATCGACATTGACGATCTGGTCTCTATCTATGCGTTTGTGCTTGAGAAGCGTTTGGAAGGCATTTTTAACGCGACATCTCCACAACCGCTTACGAATTACCACTTTACCAAAATACTGGGCAAGGTGTTGCATCGCCCAACGTTTTTTCCGGTGCCATCCTTCATCATTAAAATGCTTTTTGGCGAGGGTTCGACCGTGTTGCTTGATAGTAAAGAGGCGTACCCTAAAGCGCTTTTAAACCAAGGGTTTGTTTTTGCGTATCCTGATTTGGAGAGTTCCCTTCGTAAAATTTTGGCTTAG